The following proteins are co-located in the Rhodococcus opacus B4 genome:
- a CDS encoding AMP-binding protein yields MTKSQQDDTARYAWVPNQSVVERSRLLAAMGRWGHESVEELNRSAVADPERFWRAVVDDLEITFDAPFEKVRDESDGKPFPRWFTGGHLNIANLCAHRHAVGQLVDKTAVVYEGDNGQRRTLTYAELDREVRRFAANLTQLGVTRGDRVVLFIPAVPEAVVAFLAIAMIGAISVPTFTGYAPDALATRLQDSEAVMLITADGTTRRGKHVPMKDTADQALESAPSVRTVVVLRHIGTDVAMAAGRDVYFDDLDPDPAPVETAATEANDPLTIVYTSGTTGRPKGIVHSHAGFGVKAAVDFAYGFDVHADDVVSWITDLGWLVGPLLMTGPLQLGATIVMIEGLPTYPTADRMWEIVERNGVTVQGIAPTAARALMAGGGGAVREMPTLRSFVSTGEAWDEPTWWWLFQQVGRSRRPIINYSGGTEVGGGIVIGYPFLPTAAAAFNGALPGVDAVVLGEDGAPIVGEVGELAVRNTFPGMTHGFWQDRDRYLETYWKRWDEVWVHGDLASVDAAGVWRIHGRSDDTIKLSGRRVGPAEIEAALLRDPRIGEVAVIGVPDELRGQRAVAFAVVRDNDGVDPDDLQATALRNAGKSFAPTVHTVATLPKTKNGKIMRRAIRSRFLGEPVGDTSSLDPATPLEDIPVFTGS; encoded by the coding sequence ATGACCAAGAGTCAGCAGGATGACACCGCACGGTACGCGTGGGTGCCGAACCAGTCGGTAGTCGAGCGCAGCCGGTTGCTGGCGGCGATGGGGCGCTGGGGTCACGAGAGCGTCGAGGAGTTGAACCGGTCGGCGGTTGCCGACCCGGAGCGCTTCTGGCGCGCCGTCGTCGACGATCTGGAGATCACCTTCGACGCACCGTTCGAGAAGGTCCGTGACGAATCCGACGGCAAACCCTTCCCGCGGTGGTTCACCGGTGGGCACCTCAACATCGCGAACCTGTGCGCACACCGGCACGCTGTCGGCCAACTCGTGGACAAGACGGCGGTGGTCTACGAGGGGGATAACGGGCAACGGCGCACGTTGACCTACGCCGAACTCGATCGTGAGGTGCGACGGTTCGCGGCGAACCTGACCCAGCTCGGCGTCACGCGCGGGGATCGGGTGGTGCTGTTCATCCCCGCGGTCCCCGAGGCTGTGGTCGCGTTCCTGGCGATCGCGATGATCGGAGCCATCTCGGTGCCGACCTTCACCGGATACGCACCGGACGCGCTGGCCACCCGGCTGCAGGACTCCGAGGCGGTCATGCTGATCACCGCGGACGGCACAACCCGCCGCGGCAAACACGTACCGATGAAAGACACCGCCGATCAGGCGCTGGAGTCGGCGCCGTCGGTGCGCACCGTGGTCGTCCTCCGCCACATCGGCACGGATGTGGCGATGGCCGCAGGCCGCGATGTCTACTTCGACGACCTGGACCCGGATCCGGCCCCGGTGGAGACGGCGGCGACCGAGGCGAACGACCCGCTCACCATCGTCTACACGTCCGGGACGACGGGTCGCCCGAAGGGGATTGTGCACTCGCACGCGGGTTTCGGGGTGAAGGCCGCGGTGGACTTCGCCTACGGGTTCGATGTCCACGCCGACGACGTCGTTTCCTGGATCACCGACCTCGGCTGGCTGGTCGGCCCGCTGCTGATGACCGGGCCTTTGCAACTCGGCGCCACCATCGTCATGATCGAGGGCCTGCCCACCTACCCGACCGCAGACCGGATGTGGGAGATCGTCGAACGCAACGGTGTCACCGTTCAGGGTATCGCCCCGACGGCGGCCCGCGCGTTGATGGCGGGCGGGGGCGGGGCGGTGCGTGAGATGCCCACGCTGCGCTCGTTCGTTTCCACCGGCGAGGCGTGGGACGAGCCCACGTGGTGGTGGCTGTTCCAGCAGGTCGGGCGGTCTCGCCGGCCGATCATCAATTACAGCGGTGGCACCGAGGTCGGCGGCGGCATCGTCATCGGGTACCCGTTCCTGCCCACGGCCGCTGCCGCGTTCAACGGGGCGCTGCCGGGTGTCGATGCTGTCGTGCTCGGGGAGGACGGTGCGCCGATCGTCGGCGAGGTGGGGGAGCTCGCCGTGCGGAACACGTTCCCGGGCATGACCCATGGATTCTGGCAGGACCGTGACCGGTACCTCGAAACGTATTGGAAGCGGTGGGACGAGGTGTGGGTGCATGGTGACCTCGCCAGCGTCGACGCGGCCGGGGTGTGGCGGATCCACGGGCGGTCCGATGACACGATCAAACTGTCGGGTCGTCGGGTGGGTCCGGCGGAGATCGAGGCGGCGCTGCTGCGGGATCCGCGGATCGGAGAGGTCGCGGTCATCGGGGTACCCGACGAGCTGCGTGGTCAGCGTGCCGTCGCGTTCGCCGTGGTACGCGACAACGACGGCGTCGATCCCGACGATCTGCAGGCCACAGCGCTGCGGAACGCCGGCAAGTCCTTCGCGCCGACCGTCCACACGGTGGCGACGCTGCCGAAGACGAAGAACGGCAAGATCATGCGCCGCGCCATCCGGTCGCGGTTCCTCGGGGAACCGGTCGGGGACACGTCGTCACTCGACCCGGCCACCCCACTCGAAGACATCCCCGTATTCACGGGTTCATAG
- a CDS encoding GntR family transcriptional regulator, which translates to MTVDARTHGARNANRQQGLPEQVASYVRERIFSGEVKPGEFLRMEPICEAVGVSNTPVREGMQLLRSEGFVQMVPRRGFIVASFTRRDIRDLFWAQAQLAGELAARAASNISPEQLARLDQIMAENKEAVAAGDNQRITDLGHEFHRQINLAADSHRLALLLGSVVKHLPNRFYATIEQQVDATVNEHPQLVEALRTRNTRAARSMMKKHIATTADHLIAKLEEQGMWSAETAK; encoded by the coding sequence ATGACGGTGGACGCACGGACGCATGGTGCGCGCAACGCCAATCGGCAGCAGGGTCTGCCCGAGCAGGTGGCCAGCTACGTGCGTGAACGTATTTTCTCGGGCGAGGTCAAGCCCGGTGAGTTTCTGCGCATGGAGCCAATTTGCGAAGCGGTCGGCGTCAGCAACACCCCCGTCCGGGAGGGTATGCAGCTGTTGCGGAGCGAGGGCTTTGTGCAGATGGTGCCTCGGCGTGGGTTCATCGTCGCGTCGTTCACCCGGCGAGACATTCGCGACCTGTTTTGGGCCCAGGCCCAGCTTGCCGGTGAGCTCGCGGCGCGGGCGGCCTCGAACATCAGCCCAGAGCAGTTGGCAAGGCTCGATCAGATCATGGCGGAGAACAAGGAGGCCGTCGCGGCCGGTGACAACCAGCGGATCACCGATCTGGGTCATGAATTTCATCGTCAGATCAACCTTGCCGCAGATTCGCACCGACTGGCGCTGTTGCTGGGGTCGGTGGTCAAGCACCTACCAAACCGTTTCTACGCCACGATCGAGCAGCAGGTCGACGCCACGGTGAATGAGCATCCGCAGCTGGTGGAAGCCTTACGGACCAGGAACACCCGCGCGGCCAGGTCGATGATGAAGAAACACATCGCCACCACTGCTGATCATCTGATCGCGAAGCTCGAGGAACAAGGCATGTGGAGCGCCGAAACCGCTAAGTAG
- a CDS encoding MaoC family dehydratase — translation MPGLYFEELEPGAVIDHPTRRTVTETDNILFSTMTLNLAPLHLDAEYSKDSIYGQRLVNSLFILGLVSGISVPETTQGTTLGNLGYEEVKFPKPVFHGDTIRVRTEILEKRESKSRNDSGVVQFRHYGINQRDEIVCECRRAGLMLKRTATESVNA, via the coding sequence ATGCCCGGTCTGTACTTTGAAGAACTCGAGCCGGGTGCTGTCATCGACCACCCGACCCGCCGAACCGTGACCGAGACGGACAACATCCTGTTCAGCACGATGACCTTGAACCTGGCACCGCTGCATCTGGACGCGGAATACAGCAAGGACTCGATCTACGGGCAACGTCTGGTCAACAGCCTGTTCATCCTCGGATTGGTCTCGGGCATCTCGGTGCCCGAGACCACCCAGGGCACCACCTTGGGCAACCTCGGCTACGAGGAAGTCAAGTTCCCCAAGCCGGTGTTCCACGGCGACACCATCCGTGTCCGCACCGAGATCCTTGAGAAGCGGGAATCGAAGAGCCGCAACGACTCCGGCGTGGTCCAGTTCCGGCACTACGGCATCAACCAACGCGACGAGATTGTGTGTGAGTGCCGCCGCGCCGGGTTGATGCTCAAGCGCACCGCGACCGAATCGGTCAACGCCTAA